The Pseudomonas alkylphenolica genomic sequence GTTACTTTCTAGAAGCTTGCCTCACAAGGACCTGTTTGATGATTGAATGGATTCAACCTGCCAAACGTTTGCTCCAAGGAGTACTGCTGATGTCCCTGCTGTCGGCAGGTGCCGCCCAGGCCGCACCGATCGATCTGATTATCGACACCGACCCCGGTGCCGACGACGTGGTGGCCTTGCTGCTGGCCATGGCTTCGCCCGATGAACTGAAGATTCGCGCCATCACCACCGTGGCCGGCAACGTGCGCCTGGACAAGACCTCGCGCAATGCCCGGCTGGCCAGGGAGTGGGGTGGGCGCGAGGACATTCCGGTGTATGCCGGTGCGCCCAAGCCGTTGCTGCGCACGCCGATCTACGCGGCGAACATTCATGGCGAGGAGGGCTTGCCCGGTGTTCCGGTGCATGAGCCCAAGGCAGGTCTGGCCAAAGGCAATGCCGTTCAGTACCTGATCGACACCCTGGGCAAGGCCGAGCCGCACAGCATCACGGTAGCCATGCTAGGCCCGCAGACCAACCTGGCTCTGGCGCTGATCCAGGCGCCGGAAATCACCAAGGGCATCAAGGAAGTGGTGGTGATGGGCGGCGCGCACTTCAACGGTGGCAACATCACCCCGGTGGCCGAGTTCAACCTGTTCGCCGACCCGGAGGCCGCCGAAGTGGTGCTCAGCAGCGGGGTCAAACTGACTTACCTGCCGCTGGACGTCACTCACAAAGTGCTGACCAGCGACGCGCGCCTCACCCAGCTGACAGCAGTGAACAACCAGGCCAGCAAGCTGGTGGTGGATATCCTCAATGCCTACATCAAGACCGACATGGACCATTACGGCATGCCCGGAGGCCCGGTGCATGACGCCAGCGTGATCGCCTACCTGCTCAAGCCTGAGCTGTTCAAGGGGCGGCAGATTTATATGCAGGTAGACAGCCGCGAAGGCCCGACCTACGGCCAGACCATTGCCGATTGGTACAACACCCTGGAGCAGCCGAGCAACGTGATGTGGGTCGACAGTGGTGATGCCCAGGGCTTTTTTGACCTGCTCAGTACGCGGCTTGCGCGTCTGAAGTAGCGTGCGCATAGCGCTCAAAGACCTGATCGACGAAGCTGCGCGCAGCCTCGTTGCCCAGGTCTTTGACCAGCAGGTCAACAGCAATCAGCATCAATTCTTCGGCGCTGGCCGGGCTGTAGGCGCTCTGGCCCTCGGGCCATTTGACCTTGATGTCGGCATCGATGATGTGGCTTGTCATAAGCGGTTCCGGAAAAACTGCGCGCACTGTGGGTTCAAATGCCGGGCCCTGGCGTTTGAAAGGGGAGGCTTGATTGCGCTCCGCCGTAGGCTGCAGTAAATCATGCCGATGCCTGCCAAGGCACTGCGACTTAGGCATAAGCGCGGGGGTCGTGGCAAACTAACGGTTTCCAGCTAGTCGGAACAGCGCTGTGCAGATCGATTTGAACAACCCCGAACAGTTCACCCTTGAGGCCGTGCGCAGCATGCTTGGCGCTGGCAGCAATGCGGTGCACAACCAGCTGCGGGTCAACCGTAGCGGTGTTGCCTGGCTGTCACAGGTGGTCGGTGGTCGCGAACTGGAGGGCCTGGCCTTTCGTCTGGAAACCTGGGCGGCTGGCTCCGGCTGCGTCGGTGAACAGGCCGCGGCGGACGAGCGCTGGGTGTTGCAGGTGTTCAACGTGTTACAGGCCAACTGGCCGAAACCCACGAGCGATTACATCGACTTGTACTGAGTTGCGACGGCGTTTGTGCAAAATCCCGTGACGATTGCGCTTGTACCTGAGTGCGCTGGCTCAGGCAGACTTGACGGGTTTTGAAACAAAAAACCAGCGAGACTGTCAGATAGGCAGCAGTATTTCCGTATTTAAAGGAGGATTCATGTTCCGTGCATCATTGATGAGCCTGTTGGCGGTTGCCGTTCTGGCCGGTTGCAGCAGCACTGGCGGTTCGTCGTCGAAGGCGCCAGAGGCTGCGGCGAACAACGATGGCCGTTGCGAGGCGCGTGGCGCTGAGTTCGCCGTCGGCAAGCAGGCCACCCCGGCGTTGGTCGAGCAGGCGCGCAAAGCCAGCGGCTCGCAAATGGCGCATGCCCTTGGGCCGCGTGATGTCATGACAATGGATTACCGCTCCGAGCGCTTGAACCTGCACACCGATGCCCAGGGCGTGGTCACCAGCGTCAACTGCGGCTGAAACCCCGGTGGGAGAGGGCTTACTGTGGGAGCGGGCTTGCCCCGCGATACGATTCGCCTGAAAAAATGCAATCGCGGGGCAAGCCCGCTCCCACCGCTCCTGGCCTGGCTCGATGCTCCTGTGGGGCAAAAAGCAGGCACAAAAAAACCCGCCACAAGGACGGGTTTTTTTATTCGGTCAGAGCTTACTCTGGACGAACTTGTGCAGCCTGCATGCCCTTCTGGCCTTTTTCGGCAACGAAGGAGACAGTCTGGCCTTCCTTCAGGCTTTTGAAACCGTCGGTTTCGATAGCCTTGAAGTGAACGAACAGGTCGTCGCCGCCACCTTGTGGAGTGATGAAGCCGAAGCCTTTCTCATCGTTGAACCATTTTACGGTGCCGGTTTGGCGATTAGACATGGGTGTATCTCCAAGAAACATGATTTTCAGTAGTGCGGTGTTGCCGAGGCCAACAGGGTGCACGCCGACCATCATAGTCTAATTATGGGCTTGTAGCCCCTTTTACCTTCGCAGATTGCTGATCTGGAGCAAAATAGCGATGGATTACCTGGCCAAAGGCCTATTTTTTCGGGGCGCAGGCAGCTGCGACCTGTTTTCGCGTGTTCTCCATCAGCGTCGCATTTACGCCATCCTGCAGGGTGTCGAGGTCCTTGATCTGCTCATCGCTGAGGTTTTTTTCCAGCACCTTGGCGGCGCAGCTGCAGTGCGCTTCGGCTTTGTCCTTGGTCACGCCTTGCTGCTTCTGCGCCTGAGCCACGCAGGTCGCCTGGTAGTCGGCGGGCAGCTTGCCGGCAGTGGCGCTCAGCGGCAACAGCAGGGCAGAGGTGGCCGCCAGGGCCAGAAGTGACTGAACTCGCATAACCAAACACTCCTTGGGTTGGGTCTTTCAAGAGTAGGACGCTTCACAAGCTCTGAGCGGAAAATTTCCGTTCAAGTTCCCCGCAATCGCCGCAAAGCTTTGTGCTAGCATGCTCAGCTCGGAAACGCGCCAGCACCTGCTGTAGCGCAGCTCCCAACTTTTTTATTCCAGTCACTCTGGTTCGTTCCCTGGCAGGCTTTCGGGCTTCTGCCACTGTGAGGCAGGCTTTGCTTGTGCAAAGACAGGGGCGGATCGCGTACTGGCTCATCCCAACCCACGTGACCTTTGGTAGGGGTCACCACTAGGAGAGGAGGCGCCATGCCCATTATTACTCTTCCCGATGGCAGTCAACGTTCTTTCGACAAGGCCGTATCCGTAGCCGAAGTCGCCGCATCCATTGGTGCCGGCCTGGCTAAAGCCACCGTTGCCGGTAAAGTCGACGGCAAGCTGGTCGACGCTTGCGACCTGATCGAACACGACGCCAAACTGCAAATCATCACGCCCAAGGACGAAGAGGGGCTGGAGATCATCCGTCACTCGTGCGCCCACCTGGTCGGCCACGCGGTCAAGCAGCTGTACCCGACCGCGAAAATGGTCATCGGTCCGGTCATCGACGAAGGCTTCTATTACGACATCGCCTACGAGCGTCCTTTCACGCCTGACGACATGGCTGCCATCGAGCAGCGCATGCAGCAGCTGATCGACACCGATTACGACGTCATCAAAAAAGTCACTCCGCGCGCCGAAGTGATCGAAGTGTTCAAGGCCCGCGGCGAAGACTACAAGCTGCGCCTGGTCGAGGACATGCCGGATGAACAGGCCATGGGCCTGTACTACCACGAAGAATACGTCGACATGTGCCGCGGTCCGCACGTGCCGAACACCCGTTTCCTGAAATCGTTCAAGCTGACCAAGCTGTCCGGCGCCTACTGGCGCGGCGATGCCAAGAACGAGCAGCTGCAGCGCGTCTACGGCACCGCCTGGGCCGACAAGAAGCAGCTGGCTGCCTACATTCAGCGCATCGAAGAAGCGGAAAAACGCGATCACCGTAAAATCGGCAAGCGCCTGGGCCTGTTCCACCTCCAGGAAGAAGCGCCGGGCATGGTGTTCTGGCACCCGAACGGCTGGACCCTGTACCAGGTACTGGAACAGTACATGCGCAAGGTTCAGCGCGAGAACGGCTACCTGGAGATCAAGACTCCGCAGGTTGTTGACCGTTCGCTGTGGGAAAAGTCTGGCCACTGGGCCAACTACGCCGACAACATGTTCACCACCCAGTCGGAAAACCGCGACTACGCCATCAAGCCAATGAACTGCCCTTGCCACGTGCAGGTGTTCAACCAGGGCCTGAAGAGCTACCGCGAGCTGCCGCTGCGTCTGGCCGAGTTCGGTGCCTGCCACCGTAACGAGCCGTCCGGTGCCCTGCACGGGATCATGCGCGTGCGTGGCTTCACCCAGGACGACGCACACATCTTCTGCACCGAAGAGCAGATGCAGTCCGAATCCGCTGCGTTCATCAAGCTGACCATGGATGTCTACGCCGACTTCGGCTTTAAAGACATCGAAATGAAGCTGTCGACCCGCCCTGAGAAGCGCGTCGGTTCCGATGAGCTGTGGGATCGCGCCGAAGCAGCCCTGGCCGCCGCACTCGACAGCGCAGGCCTGCCGTACGACCTGCAGCCGGGCGAGGGCGCCTTCTACGGTCCGAAGATCGAGTTCTCGCTCAAGGATTGCCTGGGTCGTGTCTGGCAATGTGGTACCCTGCAGCTCGACTTCAACCTGCCGATCCGTCTCGGTGCCGAATTCGTCTCCGAAGACAACGGCCGCAAGCACCCTGTGATGCTGCACCGCGCGATCCTCGGATCGTTCGAGCGCTTCGTCGGAATTCTCATCGAGCACTACGAAGGTGCGTTCCCGGCTTGGCTTGCGCCAACCCAGGCGGTGATCATGAATATCACCGACAAACAGGCTGAATTTGCTCAGCAAGTGGAAAAAACTCTGGCCGAAAGCGGTTTCCGTGCCAAGTCCGACTTGAGAAATGAGAAAATTGGCTTTAAGATCCGCGAGCATACCTTGCTCAAGGTTCCTTATCTCCTGGTTATCGGGGATCGGGAAGTCGAAACGCAAACTGTCGCTGTGCGTACCCGTGAAGGTGCAGACCTGGGCTCGATGCCCGTCGCCCAGTTCACGGAGCTGCTCGCGCAAGCGGTTTCCCGGCGTGGTCGCCAAGATTCGGAGTAATTACTATTAAGCGTGATATGAGACAAGACAAACGAGCTGTACCGAAAGCCCCGATCAACGAGAATATCTCGGCACGTGAGGTTCGGTTAATTGGCGCTGACGGCGAGCAGTTAGGCATCGTCTCGATTGAAGAAGCGCTTCGTATCGCTGAAGAAGCGAAACTGGATCTGGTAGAAATTTCTGCTGACGCTGTACCCCCTGTCTGCAAAGTCCTCGACTACGGCAAGAGCCTGTTCGAGAAGAAAAAGCAGCAGGCTGCGGCGAAGAAGAACCAGAAGATCATCCAGATCAAAGAAATCAAGTTTCGTCCAGGGACGGAGGAAGGGGATTACCAGGTAAAACTACGCAACCTGGTACGTTTCCTTAGTGATGGGGACAAGACCAAGATCTCTCTGAGATTCCGTGGTCGTGAGATGGCCCACCAGGAGCTGGGTATGGAACTGTTGAAGCGGATCGAAGCTGATCTCGCCGAATACGGGACCGTCGAACAGCATCCGAAGATGGAAGGACGCCAGCTTTTGATGGTCATCGCCCCCAAGAAAAAGAAATAACCACCAGGGCACGGCAGGCCTTGCGGTTATGTTTATCAACTGAATGCGGAGTATCCGAACATGCCAAAAATGAAAACCAAAAGCGGTGCAGCCAAGCGTTTCTTGAAAACGGCTAACGGCATCAAGCACAAGCACGCTTTTAAGAGCCACATCCTGACCAAAATGTCGACCAAGCGTAAGCGTCAACTTCGCGGTAGCAGCCTGCTGCACGCGTCGGACGTTGCAAAAGTCGAGCGCATGCTGCGCCTTCGTTAATTTTTGGTTCTAGATAGAGGAAGTTACTCATGGCTCGTGTAAAGCGTGGCGTCATCGCTCGTAAGCGTCACAAGAAAATTCTGAAACTGGCTAAAGGTTACTACGGCGCACGCTCGCGCGTATTCCGTGTTGCCAAGCAAGCGGTCATCAAGGCAGGCCAATACGCCTACCGCGACCGTCGTCAGAAAAAACGTCAGTTCCGCGCTCTGTGGATCGCTCGTATCAACGCTGGTGCGCGTATCAACGGTCTGTCCTACAGCCGCCTGATCGCTGGCCTGAAAAAAGCGTCGATCGAAATCGACCGTAAGGTTCTGGCTGATCTGGCAGTGAACGAAAAAGCGGCGTTTGCTGCGATTGTCGAGAAAGCTAAAGCCTCGCTGGCTTAAGTACCCCGACAATCACCCGGCGTCATTTCCGGCGCCAGGTGTTAACGTCTTAATAGGGGAAGAGCCTGCGCTCTTCCCCTATTTTGTATCTGGAGTCTGTACATGGAAAACCTGGACGCGCTGGTCTCCCAAGCCCTGGAGGCCGTGGAACGCGCTGAAGACATCAATGCCCTGGAACAGATCCGGGTTCAATTCCTTGGCAAGAAAGGCGAACTGACCCAGGTGATGAAGACCCTGGGCAATATGCCTGCCGAAGAGCGGCCAAAAGTTGGCGCGCTGATCAACGACGCCAAGGAACGCGTCACCGAGGTGCTCAACGCGCGCAAGGCGGCTTTCGAAGAAGCCGAACTCAGCGCCCGTCTGGCCGCCGAGTGCATTGATGTGACCCTGCCGGGCCGTGGCCAGACCTCCGGTGGTCTGCATCCGATCACCCGCACCCTGGAGCGCATCGAGCAGTTCTTCACCCACATCGGCTACGGCATCGCCGAAGGCCCCGAGGTCGAAGACGACTACCACAACTTCGAAGCCCTCAACATTCCCGGCCACCACCCGGCCCGAGCAATGCATGACACCTTCTACTTCAATGCCAACATGCTGCTGCGCACCCACACCTCGCCGGTGCAGGTGCGGACCATGGAGTCCAGTCAGCCGCCAATCCGCATTGTCTGCCCGGGCCGCGTATACCGCTGCGACTCGGACCTGACCCACTCGCCGATGTTCCACCAGGTCGAAGGCCTGTTGATCGATCGCGACATCAATTTTGCCGACCTCAAAGGCACCATCGAAGAATTCCTGCGGGTGTTCTTCGAAAAGGAACTGGCGGTTCGCTTCCGTCCGTCCTTCTTCCCCTTCACCGAGCCATCGGCTGAAGTCGACATCCAGTGCGTGATCTGCTCCGGCAAAGGCTGCCGCGTGTGCAAGCAGACCGGCTGGCTGGAAGTCATGGGTTGCGGCATGGTTCACCCGAACGTGCTGCGCATGTCTGGCATCGATCCTGAAGAGTTCCAGGGCTTTGCCTTCGGCATGGGCGCCGAGCGCCTGGCCATGCTGCGTTACGGCGTCAACGATTTGCGCCTGTTCTTCGACAACGACTTGCGGTTCCTTGCGCAATTTCGCTAGGTCGCGCACCCGTAACGAATCTTTCAGGAGAGCAGGATGAAATTCAGTGAAAAATGGCTGCGCGGTTGGGTCAACCCGCAGGTATCCCGAGACGATCTGGTTGCCCGTCTTTCGATGGCCGGCCTTGAAGTCGACAGCGTCACCCCGGCTGCCGGTCAGTTCAGCGGCATCGTCGTCGGTGAGGTGCTGAGCACCGAACAGCACCCCGACGCCGACAAACTGCGCGTGTGCCAGGTCAGCAGCGGCAGCGAGACCTTCCAGGTAGTGTGCGGCGCGCCAAACGTGCGCCCTGGCCTGAAGATCCCGTTCGCCATGATCGGCGCCGAACTGCCGGGCGACTTCAAAATCAAGAAAGCCAAGCTGCGTGGCGTTGAGTCCAACGGCATGCTGTGCTCGGCGGCCGAGCTGCAGATCAGCGAAGAGAACGACGGCCTGCTGGAACTGGCGGCCGACGCCCCGGTTGGCGAAGACATTCGCGTGTACCTGGACCTGGACGACGCCAGCATCGAGATCGGCCTGACCCCGAACCGTGGCGACTGCCTGTCGGTTGCAGGCCTGGCGCGTGACGTCGGTGCCTTGTACGACGTACCGGTCACCCGCCTGAGCGTGCCGGCCGTTGCTGCCGCCCACGACGAAGTGCGTCCGGTTGAAGTACTGGCTCCAGCAGCCTGCCCACGCTACCTGGG encodes the following:
- a CDS encoding nucleoside hydrolase, which produces MIEWIQPAKRLLQGVLLMSLLSAGAAQAAPIDLIIDTDPGADDVVALLLAMASPDELKIRAITTVAGNVRLDKTSRNARLAREWGGREDIPVYAGAPKPLLRTPIYAANIHGEEGLPGVPVHEPKAGLAKGNAVQYLIDTLGKAEPHSITVAMLGPQTNLALALIQAPEITKGIKEVVVMGGAHFNGGNITPVAEFNLFADPEAAEVVLSSGVKLTYLPLDVTHKVLTSDARLTQLTAVNNQASKLVVDILNAYIKTDMDHYGMPGGPVHDASVIAYLLKPELFKGRQIYMQVDSREGPTYGQTIADWYNTLEQPSNVMWVDSGDAQGFFDLLSTRLARLK
- a CDS encoding I78 family peptidase inhibitor — protein: MFRASLMSLLAVAVLAGCSSTGGSSSKAPEAAANNDGRCEARGAEFAVGKQATPALVEQARKASGSQMAHALGPRDVMTMDYRSERLNLHTDAQGVVTSVNCG
- a CDS encoding cold-shock protein, producing the protein MSNRQTGTVKWFNDEKGFGFITPQGGGDDLFVHFKAIETDGFKSLKEGQTVSFVAEKGQKGMQAAQVRPE
- the thrS gene encoding threonine--tRNA ligase; translated protein: MPIITLPDGSQRSFDKAVSVAEVAASIGAGLAKATVAGKVDGKLVDACDLIEHDAKLQIITPKDEEGLEIIRHSCAHLVGHAVKQLYPTAKMVIGPVIDEGFYYDIAYERPFTPDDMAAIEQRMQQLIDTDYDVIKKVTPRAEVIEVFKARGEDYKLRLVEDMPDEQAMGLYYHEEYVDMCRGPHVPNTRFLKSFKLTKLSGAYWRGDAKNEQLQRVYGTAWADKKQLAAYIQRIEEAEKRDHRKIGKRLGLFHLQEEAPGMVFWHPNGWTLYQVLEQYMRKVQRENGYLEIKTPQVVDRSLWEKSGHWANYADNMFTTQSENRDYAIKPMNCPCHVQVFNQGLKSYRELPLRLAEFGACHRNEPSGALHGIMRVRGFTQDDAHIFCTEEQMQSESAAFIKLTMDVYADFGFKDIEMKLSTRPEKRVGSDELWDRAEAALAAALDSAGLPYDLQPGEGAFYGPKIEFSLKDCLGRVWQCGTLQLDFNLPIRLGAEFVSEDNGRKHPVMLHRAILGSFERFVGILIEHYEGAFPAWLAPTQAVIMNITDKQAEFAQQVEKTLAESGFRAKSDLRNEKIGFKIREHTLLKVPYLLVIGDREVETQTVAVRTREGADLGSMPVAQFTELLAQAVSRRGRQDSE
- the infC gene encoding translation initiation factor IF-3, producing the protein MTIKRDMRQDKRAVPKAPINENISAREVRLIGADGEQLGIVSIEEALRIAEEAKLDLVEISADAVPPVCKVLDYGKSLFEKKKQQAAAKKNQKIIQIKEIKFRPGTEEGDYQVKLRNLVRFLSDGDKTKISLRFRGREMAHQELGMELLKRIEADLAEYGTVEQHPKMEGRQLLMVIAPKKKK
- the rpmI gene encoding 50S ribosomal protein L35 is translated as MPKMKTKSGAAKRFLKTANGIKHKHAFKSHILTKMSTKRKRQLRGSSLLHASDVAKVERMLRLR
- the rplT gene encoding 50S ribosomal protein L20, which gives rise to MARVKRGVIARKRHKKILKLAKGYYGARSRVFRVAKQAVIKAGQYAYRDRRQKKRQFRALWIARINAGARINGLSYSRLIAGLKKASIEIDRKVLADLAVNEKAAFAAIVEKAKASLA
- the pheS gene encoding phenylalanine--tRNA ligase subunit alpha, which encodes MENLDALVSQALEAVERAEDINALEQIRVQFLGKKGELTQVMKTLGNMPAEERPKVGALINDAKERVTEVLNARKAAFEEAELSARLAAECIDVTLPGRGQTSGGLHPITRTLERIEQFFTHIGYGIAEGPEVEDDYHNFEALNIPGHHPARAMHDTFYFNANMLLRTHTSPVQVRTMESSQPPIRIVCPGRVYRCDSDLTHSPMFHQVEGLLIDRDINFADLKGTIEEFLRVFFEKELAVRFRPSFFPFTEPSAEVDIQCVICSGKGCRVCKQTGWLEVMGCGMVHPNVLRMSGIDPEEFQGFAFGMGAERLAMLRYGVNDLRLFFDNDLRFLAQFR